A section of the Desulfatiglans sp. genome encodes:
- a CDS encoding MoxR family ATPase translates to MSCEKSPNQFSGAERYVLDDELAEIINITMALEMPLLLKGEPGTGKTMLAHAISESLNMRLIVLNVKSSMKLVDALYQYDTLTRLNDSRFGDSKRDVSNIEEYIRMGRIGQAFTAGEKVVLLIDEIDKADTDFQDDMLDVLDQMEFDIMEIDKTIKAKHRPVIIITSNAKKDLSDPFLGRCNFHHIAFPEPDMMEKIVRVHFPDIDKELLQNAVESFYRLREINGIEKRPATRELINWIRALRSDPDFRAKDLVKGKAPYLGILFKKSPDYAVARNVRMR, encoded by the coding sequence ATGTCCTGTGAAAAGAGCCCGAACCAATTTTCGGGGGCTGAAAGATATGTGCTGGATGATGAACTTGCAGAGATCATAAATATCACAATGGCCCTAGAGATGCCACTCCTGTTAAAGGGTGAACCGGGCACAGGCAAGACAATGCTTGCCCATGCCATTTCTGAATCACTCAATATGAGGCTTATTGTCCTCAATGTGAAGTCAAGCATGAAGCTGGTTGATGCACTGTACCAGTATGACACACTCACCCGCCTTAATGACAGCAGGTTTGGCGATTCAAAGAGGGATGTGAGTAACATCGAGGAGTATATCAGGATGGGCAGGATCGGCCAGGCGTTTACAGCGGGTGAAAAGGTCGTTCTCCTGATAGACGAGATAGACAAGGCCGATACAGATTTTCAGGATGACATGCTGGATGTGCTTGACCAGATGGAATTTGATATCATGGAGATAGATAAAACCATTAAGGCAAAACACCGCCCTGTTATTATAATTACATCGAACGCTAAAAAGGACCTCTCTGACCCGTTCCTTGGACGCTGCAATTTTCATCATATCGCCTTTCCTGAACCGGATATGATGGAGAAAATAGTAAGGGTGCATTTCCCTGACATAGATAAGGAGCTGCTCCAGAACGCGGTAGAATCATTCTACAGGCTAAGGGAGATTAATGGCATAGAAAAGAGGCCTGCCACAAGGGAGCTTATCAACTGGATAAGGGCCCTGCGCTCTGACCCTGATTTCAGGGCAAAAGACCTTGTGAAGGGCAAGGCCCCATACCTGGGAATTCTTTTTAAAAAGAGCCCGGATTATGCAGTGGCAAGGAATGTGAGGATGAGATAA
- a CDS encoding HIT family protein → MENCIFCKIIKGEIPSFKVYEDENVYAFEDINPISEGHTLVIPKRHAQDLWEIDAESLVAVHLASKKIMDAIKKALKPTGVVAMQLNGKSVGQAVFHYHLHLMPRYENTPPLPVARWEITPGNMDKIKETTEKIKAALR, encoded by the coding sequence ATGGAAAATTGTATTTTCTGTAAAATAATAAAAGGTGAAATACCGAGCTTCAAGGTATATGAGGATGAGAATGTATATGCCTTTGAGGATATAAACCCTATTTCAGAAGGGCATACCCTTGTTATCCCCAAAAGGCATGCACAGGATCTGTGGGAGATAGATGCTGAATCCCTCGTCGCTGTTCATCTTGCATCAAAAAAGATAATGGATGCCATTAAAAAGGCGCTCAAACCCACAGGTGTTGTGGCAATGCAGCTTAATGGCAAAAGCGTGGGGCAGGCTGTATTCCATTACCATCTTCATCTTATGCCCAGATATGAGAATACCCCTCCGCTACCTGTTGCACGCTGGGAGATAACGCCAGGAAATATGGATAAGATCAAGGAGACCACTGAAAAGATCAAGGCTGCGCTGCGTTAA